One part of the Ignavibacteriales bacterium genome encodes these proteins:
- a CDS encoding Gfo/Idh/MocA family oxidoreductase gives MPAAINIGIIGCGEMGQIHARCIKEIGTATIRGLCDTHEAKASKLLAYSPDAYVCSNPERLLRDDSIDAVYVCTHNDSHAQLGIAAARAGKHIMMEKPVAMSLRECEDLQNAVERSGIHFMTAFKLRFYPSVQKVREFMPSPLLCIAQMTDERWPDSFWANDPVRGGGNVISQGCHAADLMCYLVGSEPVKVYAAGGNYHHPGLDITDALTATITFGSGVTGSLTVGDIGLTPYVSKLSFQVMDGTRSAHLYDRLKQVSMWDGKHEEHYTDSEELGFLLENREFLEAVGRKAQPSATLRHGIRATVLLLRAIESMKTGQPQPVQF, from the coding sequence ATGCCAGCCGCAATCAATATCGGCATCATCGGATGTGGTGAAATGGGGCAAATCCACGCCCGCTGCATCAAGGAGATCGGCACAGCCACCATCCGCGGGCTGTGCGACACTCATGAGGCAAAGGCCAGCAAGCTTCTCGCATACTCACCCGACGCATACGTCTGCTCCAACCCCGAGCGCCTCCTGCGCGATGATTCCATCGATGCGGTCTATGTCTGCACACACAACGATAGCCACGCACAACTGGGCATTGCGGCAGCCAGAGCCGGCAAGCACATCATGATGGAGAAGCCGGTCGCGATGTCCCTCCGGGAATGCGAGGACCTTCAGAACGCTGTCGAGCGTTCAGGCATCCACTTCATGACCGCGTTCAAGCTTCGTTTCTACCCCTCAGTGCAGAAGGTGCGTGAGTTCATGCCTTCACCCCTCCTGTGCATAGCACAAATGACCGACGAGCGCTGGCCCGATTCGTTCTGGGCGAACGATCCCGTTCGAGGCGGAGGCAACGTAATTTCCCAGGGATGCCATGCTGCAGATCTCATGTGCTATCTTGTGGGAAGCGAGCCGGTCAAGGTCTATGCCGCCGGAGGAAATTACCACCATCCCGGGCTTGACATCACTGACGCGCTCACAGCGACGATCACATTCGGAAGCGGTGTGACAGGCAGCCTCACCGTAGGGGACATCGGACTGACCCCGTACGTCTCCAAGCTCTCTTTTCAAGTGATGGACGGTACTCGCAGCGCTCATCTGTATGACAGACTCAAGCAGGTATCCATGTGGGACGGAAAACACGAAGAGCACTACACCGATTCTGAAGAACTTGGTTTCCTGCTCGAGAACAGGGAGTTCCTTGAGGCTGTCGGCCGAAAGGCACAGCCATCCGCCACCTTGCGCCACGGCATACGAGCGACGGTGCTTTTGCTGAGGGCGATCGAGTCTATGAAAACAGGACAGCCTCAGCCCGTCCAATTCTGA
- a CDS encoding AbrB/MazE/SpoVT family DNA-binding domain-containing protein, with amino-acid sequence MAAVKIGASRQVAIPKKIHEELHLRAGDYLEIELRNGTLVLTPKALVDKHIEQRLSEALDDVKKGRVQGPFRTAKEVVQSLRRSSKRPRKS; translated from the coding sequence ATGGCCGCTGTCAAAATCGGCGCGAGCCGTCAGGTAGCCATCCCAAAGAAGATTCACGAGGAACTTCACCTCCGTGCAGGTGACTATCTGGAGATAGAGCTCCGAAACGGGACGCTTGTGTTAACTCCCAAGGCTCTCGTCGACAAGCATATTGAGCAACGACTGTCCGAGGCTCTTGACGATGTTAAGAAGGGCCGCGTTCAAGGACCGTTTAGAACGGCGAAAGAGGTGGTGCAGTCCCTCCGCCGTTCCTCCAAAAGACCGAGAAAAAGCTGA